In Onychostoma macrolepis isolate SWU-2019 chromosome 04, ASM1243209v1, whole genome shotgun sequence, one DNA window encodes the following:
- the ikbip gene encoding inhibitor of nuclear factor kappa-B kinase-interacting protein isoform X2: MQASGVKQRQKSAHKPQNGEPQRRRSEDEPGIRGAAPGFSPDAKLCVSLLCLSVSLFIAWLHLQQSAKLAEITHKYELLRADSRGVLELEHRLTAVSQQLQACSSSVSSTLHTSAALQAEQEASSLRLHSLQERLRSGAVREELEALKTRSRAAHSRVTQQVNAAEAVLRELSERLQEVRDGTGRNARALERSEEEDAGRVRDQLQWSERGVSRVQEQLRRLEEQGLELRRRLDSSAPRAQSWQRAHLPDAEEAVRSMLRVRAQLSDTYRRLEQLQLRVRSAEERRRITPLLSSTDAAGRYK, encoded by the exons ATGCAGGCCAGCGGCGTGAAGCAGCGGCAGAAGAGCGCACACAAGCCGCAGAACGGAGAGCCGCAGCGGCGGCGGAGCGAGGACGAGCCCGGGATCAGAGGCGCTGCTCCGGGATTCAGTCCCGATGCGAAGCTCTGCGTCAGTCTGCTGTGCCTCTCAGTCTCGCTCTTCATCGCATG GCTGCACCTCCAGCAGAGCGCGAAGCTCGCAGAGATCACCCACAAATACGAGCTTCTGCGCGCAGACAGCCGCGGCGTCCTGGAGCTGGAGCACAGACTCACCGCGGTCTCTCAGCAG CTGCAGGCCTGCTCCTCCTCCGTCAGCTCCACGCTACACACCTCGGCGGCGCTGCAGGCGGAGCAGGAGGCGTCTTCACTGCGCCTTCACTCGCTGCAGGAGCGCCTGCGGAGCGGCGCTGTGAGGGAGGAGCTGGAGGCGCTGAAGACGCGCTCGCGGGCCGCACACTCGCGCGTGACGCAGCAGGTGAACGCGGCGGAGGCGGTCCTGCGGGAGCTGAGCGAGCGGCTGCAGGAGGTGCGGGACGGGACGGGGAGGAACGCGCGGGCGCTGGAGCGCAGCGAGGAGGAGGACGCGGGACGCGTGCGCGATCAGCTGCAGTGGAGCGAGCGCGGCGTCTCGCGGGTCCAGGAGCAGCTGCGGCGTCTGGAGGAGCAGGGGCTCGAGCTCCGGCGGCGGCTGGACAGCAGCGCTCCTCGCGCTCAGAGCTGGCAGCGCGCGCACCTCCCCGACGCCGAGGAGGCCGTGCGCTCCATGCTCCGGGTCCGCGCGCAGCTCAGCGACACCTACAGGAGGCTGGAGCAGCTGCAGCTGCGGGTGCGGAGCGCCGAGGAGCGGCGGAGAATAACTCCGCTACTGTCCTCCACCGATGCTGCTGGCCGTTACAAGTGA
- the ikbip gene encoding inhibitor of nuclear factor kappa-B kinase-interacting protein isoform X1, whose product MQASGVKQRQKSAHKPQNGEPQRRRSEDEPGIRGAAPGFSPDAKLCVSLLCLSVSLFIAWLHLQQSAKLAEITHKYELLRADSRGVLELEHRLTAVSQQCAPAVSRSEALDAEVSRLQERFSSLAGQRQQLQLNLSAVARAVESAEQQVSSEVSSRLASIRTDVRRMAGLEGEVELLLSQTQALEEKVAQTEKLMVRRIGDLLAGSIDRVSALRSSADRSGQRLDQISALVHQLSEVHRQLSERVLALESGQAKLLRTATFASDLKPKVFSIRQDFAVIEPKLDDLTLRIGLLAEDLMSREEERSQRDETTHDALNEEAWTPDARDTEQLESSCVRSAD is encoded by the exons ATGCAGGCCAGCGGCGTGAAGCAGCGGCAGAAGAGCGCACACAAGCCGCAGAACGGAGAGCCGCAGCGGCGGCGGAGCGAGGACGAGCCCGGGATCAGAGGCGCTGCTCCGGGATTCAGTCCCGATGCGAAGCTCTGCGTCAGTCTGCTGTGCCTCTCAGTCTCGCTCTTCATCGCATG GCTGCACCTCCAGCAGAGCGCGAAGCTCGCAGAGATCACCCACAAATACGAGCTTCTGCGCGCAGACAGCCGCGGCGTCCTGGAGCTGGAGCACAGACTCACCGCGGTCTCTCAGCAG TGTGCTCCGGCCGTCTCTCGGAGCGAGGCTCTGGACGCGGAGGTGTCCCGGCTGCAGGAGCGCTTCTCCAGTCTCGCCGGTCAGCGGCAGCAGCTCCAGCTGAACCTGAGCGCTGTGGCTCGGGCCGTGGAGAGCGCGGAGCAGCAGGTCTCCAGCGAGGTGAGCTCCAGGCTGGCCTCCATCCGTACGGACGTGCGGCGCATGGCTGGGCTGGAGGGCGAGGTGGAGCTGCTGCTCAGCCAAACTCAAGCCCTGGAGGAGAAGGTGGCGCAGACGGAGAAGCTGATGGTCAGGCGCATCGGTGACCTGCTGGCCGGCAGCATCGACCGCGTCTCGGCTCTGAGGAGCTCTGCTGACAGGAGCGGCCAGCGGCTGGATCAGATCAGCGCGCTCGTTCACCAGCTCTCAGAGGTGCACCGCCAGCTGTCCGAGCGCGTCCTGGCACTGGAGAGCGGACAGGCCAAGCTGCTGAGGACCGCCACCTTCGCCAGCGACCTCAAGCCCAAGGTCTTCTCCATCAGGCAGGACTTCGCCGTCATCGAGCCCAAACTGGACGACCTGACGCTGAGGATCGGCCTGCTGGCTGAAGACCTGATGAGCCGAGAGGAGGAGCGCAGTCAGAGAGACGAGACCACACACGACGCCTTGAACGAGGAGGCGTGGACTCCAGACGCTCGGGACACTGAGCAACTCGAGAGCTCCTGCGTGAGGTCTGCTGACTGA
- the ckap4 gene encoding cytoskeleton-associated protein 4, producing the protein MTAKNRNKSSSQPGNSDKTPASPQPEDAPKTRSPRAPRAESNASGSPLLKLLSALCYLGFVAGTVIASVCFYQELSEIKRASATHEQSVQRSADALQQIRSMRASLEALESAVHSVRTDLERTGRAAQKGEDNTRRLEDSLHKLQSKVSQELAQAAREVKEAREQDASSLEERLSQLSRSTAESSVQQSRFQSELQELRARLEQQDAPALLGQELASLRGTVATLSTASEVSEGNTAVLREQIAAVSAELQTRNREVASVSEDVEAVRTLLQSTAGNLRDEVSAARADAQSASDQIQSLSDRLEESSTALHSLETHTRDQLLQLQKHREDAEVRLKGVEESQQGTEASLTEQTTRLNALAAKHESHQRSLDDCKATADTESQALRDGLDGLRSSLEELQTQVSERDAVPEQEPVDALKNNT; encoded by the exons ATGACCGCGAAGAACAGAAACAAGAGCAGCTCGCAGCCCGGGAACAGCGACAAGACGCCCGCGAGCCCGCAGCCCGAGGACGCGCCGAAGACCAGGAGCCCGAGAGCGCCGCGAGCGGAGAGCAACGCGTCGGGCTCGCCGCTCCTGAAGCTGCTGTCCGCGCTGTGTTACCTGGGCTTCGTGGCCGGGACCGTGATCGCGTCCGTGTGCTTCTACCAGGAGCTGTCCGAGATCAAGCGCGCGAGCGCCACACACGAGCAGAGCGTCCAGAGGAGCGCGGACGCGCTGCAACAG ATCAGGTCGATGCGGGCGTCTCTGGAGGCTCTGGAGAGCGCGGTGCACAGCGTCAGGACTGATCTGGAGCGCACCGGCCGAGCCGCTCAGAAAGGAGAGGACAACACCCGGCGGCTGGAGGACTCGCTCCACAAACTCCAGAGCAAGGTCTCCCAGGAGCTGGCGCAGGCTGCCCGGGAGGTGAAGGAGGCGCGGGAGCAGGACGCCTCGTCCCTGGAGGAGCGTCTGTCCCAGCTGAGCCGCTCCACGGCCGAGTCCTCCGTCCAGCAGAGCCGCTTCCAGAGCGAGCTGCAGGAGCTCCGGGCTCGTCTGGAGCAGCAGGACGCCCCGGCGCTCCTCGGGCAGGAGCTGGCGTCCCTCCGGGGCACCGTGGCCACGCTCAGCACCGCCAGCGAGGTGTCCGAGGGGAACACGGCCGTGCTGCGGGAGCAGATCGCAGCGGTGAGCGCCGAGCTGCAGACCAGGAACAGGGAGGTGGCGTCCGTGTCCGAGGACGTGGAGGCCGTGAGGACGCTGCTGCAGAGCACCGCGGGGAACCTGAGGGACGAGGTGTCCGCGGCTCGAGCCGACGCTCAGAGCGCCTCGGACCAGATCCAGAGCCTCAGCGACCGGCTGGAGGAGTCCAGCACCGCCCTCCACAGCCTGGAGACGCACACCAGAGACCAGCTGCTCCAGCTGCAGAAGCACAGAGAGGACGCGGAGGTCCGGCTGAAGGGTGTGGAGGAGAGCCAGCAGGGCACGGAGGCCTCGCTGACGGAGCAGACCACCAGACTCAACGCTCTCGCGGCCAAGCACGAGTCCCACCAGCGCTCGCTGGACGACTGCAAGGCGACCGCAGACACAGAGAGCCAGGCGCTGAGAGACGGACTGGACGGGCTGAGGAGCAGTCTGGAGGAGCTGCAGACCCAAGTATCTGAACGGGATGCTGTTCCAGAGCAAGAACCAGTCGACgcacttaaaaataatacttaG